Genomic segment of Pararhodobacter zhoushanensis:
TCGAAATCCAGACTGACGATCTGCGTAAAGGGCGGGATCGCGTAGATCCGCTGTTCACGGCCCGCGCCGAACAGTTGCAGCGCGGGGGTGTTGGACAGTTTGGGGTTGTCGAATTTCGGGATCGGGGAGGGGTCCATGATATAGCGTCCCTCGACCTTGACCGGATAGGCATACGAGGTTGCGATCGCCCCATTGCGGGCGATGTCCTCGTAGAGTTTGACGTGCATCAGCCCGTAATCCTCAAGCGCGTGCATGCGCCGCGTCTCGGTCTCGCGCGGCTCCAGAAAGCGCAGCGGTTCGGGGATCGGCACCTGATAGACCAGGATCTGCCCGTCGCTCAGTGCCGCTTCGGGGATGCGGTGGCGGGTCTGGATGATGGTGGCCTTGGCGGTATGGGTGCTGGTCGCAACCCCCGCTGTACGCTCAAAGAACTTGCGGATCGACACGGCGTTGGTGGTGTCGTCTGCCCCTTGATCAATGACCTTCAGCGTGTCGTCGGGCGTCAGGCAGGCCGCCGTGACCTGCACGCCGCCGGTGCCCCAGCCGTAAGGCATGGGCATCTCGCGGCTGGCGAAGGGCACCTGATACCCCGGCACGGCGACGCCTTTGAGGATCGCGCGGCGGATCATCCGCTTGGTCTGCTCGTCCAGATAGGCAAAGTTATAGTAGCTCATTCTGCGGCCTCCTGCGCGCCAGCACGCAAGCGGCGCACCAGCTCAAGCTCGGACTGGAAATCGACGTAATGGGGCAGCTTGATATGCTCCAGAAACCCCGTCGCCTGAATGTTGTCGGCATGCATCAGCACGAATTCGGCGTCCTGTACCGGCGCGCCGGTGTTGTCCTCGCCCAGCTCTTCCCAGCGCAGCGCG
This window contains:
- a CDS encoding alpha-D-ribose 1-methylphosphonate 5-phosphate C-P-lyase PhnJ, which produces MSYYNFAYLDEQTKRMIRRAILKGVAVPGYQVPFASREMPMPYGWGTGGVQVTAACLTPDDTLKVIDQGADDTTNAVSIRKFFERTAGVATSTHTAKATIIQTRHRIPEAALSDGQILVYQVPIPEPLRFLEPRETETRRMHALEDYGLMHVKLYEDIARNGAIATSYAYPVKVEGRYIMDPSPIPKFDNPKLSNTPALQLFGAGREQRIYAIPPFTQIVSLDFEDYPFEASKAPHACDLCADDTTYLDEVITDDHGGRMFVCSDTDHCETRRDAGYRGQLAPQEDAA